One window of Magallana gigas chromosome 2, xbMagGiga1.1, whole genome shotgun sequence genomic DNA carries:
- the LOC105331124 gene encoding sushi domain-containing protein 2: MAASHRQPAGILFVLSSLFLTISGEVLFNKGTSEVRINFPLMKIQLPDDLNFPYFGQKYHTVYISRDGFVSFSEYARYVSSRKFTERDSKNVNAAEDYPFIAPFYYGGADLGSTLTGNSLYKGKIFYNVLMKGNQGQRELREIGRNVSSSIPGVSSFDPTYALVVTWEKVTDQYNTGILKCTDEPGRMCQDNTFQAVITTDGKQSFAIFNYQEMNIQLPPRDSNYQAGFNGGFGRGWSSAIALQRVRNITQYQASDRLGRFIYQINEERIITGGCNNPDGILEAVPDFAGLLGGKVVEVTGPCFLSGRSYSLVFGNSRREKSENCITEDYGNTMMKVRCEIPMLTERGQVPVFMKANDGNLEYNTTITIVMPNVLPPEDYVQLVDSGPGSRWNETSASSLRLQWNSRVLSNHSSAKVKITLRGYREDRKSWDLTIPLKTESIPNSVQGFQFNPQDVNCDENCQNYEVGVIEVKLDDPRMANKYRTLRSRPTPLAWLINKAMVAKQGQSWPSNKCQAWYAKDMMDTSWLRSLPACPCNLHQALVDFGRWQKDPVCHLDSRTPDNCALHFTAVHCVRSVRPNNYGAGNQCCYRADGTLIYSGDSYQGSTPDRSHLWGAAPYNTPNLARAKVPAMSHSIHDIMPFYYCCLLTNDCDKYMSLRPTRSCTEYWSPKQAMVYGQGNVRMFDNTWYYVCGEGDFILLQSTMLTIEGRFQKSPFSPNYNSTILTDVGIRAGNDVIEVKMKGPNADRSKRVLDVLVNGEYQFFDNGPLRRRDFTDAVLINSDDPSNTMESNVTVVTNSGVGIQVAEKDQRLCLLVMIPPKFVSKGLLGNWNNNSDDDLTPRGSNYPLLNTSPQTIYSQFVFSWAITKNKDTSTIVPFPVYATNKTTMCFAHNQPNSQCNGDAACNHDYWTTMNMTVAIDTLRMSAHHQRLQENRQAERSCGLLDVPMSIKSNYNYSLGNKVTLTGCRKGTLSGTKEYTCVATGKDLSTQSWSPEVTASCGEIEQANIGMIIGIVVAIAVILIIAIVVAVVLKKKRSGSMRSRERKKDTMQDVEQYSKVAQREPKL, from the exons ATGGCGGCCTCTCACCGGCAACCGGCCGGAATACTCTTTGTATTAAGCTCCTTGTTCCTGACAATAAGTG GTGAAGTGCTCTTCAACAAAGGAACAAGCGAAGTGAGAATAAACTTTCCTCTTATGAAAATCCAGCTTCCGGATGATCTGAACTTTCCATATTTTGGTCAAAAGTATCACACTGTATAT ATATCTAGGGACGGTTTCGTGTCGTTCTCGGAGTACGCACGATACGTCAGCAGCCGGAAATTCACAGAGCGGGATTCCAAGAATGTCAATGCGGCCGAAGATTACCCTTTTATTGCCCCATTTTATTATGGGGGCGCAGACCTTGGATCTACCTTGACTGGGAACAGTCtgtacaaaggaaaaatattctACAACGTTCTCATGAAGGGTAATCAAGGCCAGCGGGAACTGAGGGAAATTGGGAGAAATGTTAGTTCGTCCATTCCAGGGGTCAGCAGCTTTGATCCTACATATGCTCTTGTTGTCACGTGGGAAAAGGTTACGGACCAATACAACACCGGTATCTTAAAGTGTACAGACGAGCCGGGAAGAATGTGTCAG GACAACACATTCCAAGCCGTCATTACGACTGATGGAAAGCAGAGCTTTGCAATTTTTAACTATCAAGAGATGAACATCCAGTTGCCACCCAGAGATTCAAACTATCAG GCCGGATTTAATGGTGGCTTTGGACGTGGTTGGAGTTCCGCCATAGCCTTACAGCGCGTGCGCAACATTACCCAGTACCAGGCGAGTGACCGACTGGGGCGTTTTATCTACCAGATTAATGAGGAGCGGATCATTACGGGTGGATGTAATAATCCCGATG GAATATTGGAGGCGGTTCCTGATTTTGCTGGGTTACTAGGCGGGAAAGTTGTGGAAGTTACCGGTCCTTGTTTCTTGTCTGGTAGGTCTTACTCTCTAGTCTTCGGAAATTCCCGGAGAGAGAAATCCGAGAACTGTATCACAGAAGACTATGGGAATACAATGATGAAGGTTCGCTGTGAGATACCCATGTTAACAGAACGGGGACAAGTGCCCGTTTTCATGAAGGCAAACGACGGTAATCTGGAATATAACACCACGATTACAATTG TTATGCCTAATGTGCTGCCACCAGAAGATTACGTACAACTCGTTGACAGCGGTCCTGGCTCTCGATGGAACGAAACATCAGCTTCGTCATTACGTCTTCAGTGGAACTCTCGTGTGCTGTCCAACCATTCAAGCGCTAAAGTTAAAATCACACTTCGAGGCTACAGAGAAGACAGG AAATCATGGGACTTAACAATACCTTTGAAAACAGAGTCCATCCCTAACAGTGTCCAAGGATTCCAGTTCAACCCGCAGGATGTTAACTGTGatgaaaattgtcaaaattatgAAGTTGGTGTTATAGAAGTTAAACTAGATGACCCGAGAATGGCAAACAAATACCG AACCTTAAGAAGTCGGCCAACCCCTCTAGCATGGCTGATAAACAAGGCAATGGTAGCTAAGCAAGGTCAATCTTGGCCGTCCAACAAATGCCAAGCCTGGTATGCAAAGGACATGATGGACACGTCCTGGCTACGGTCTCTCCCGGCATGCCCTTGTAATCTGCACCAGGCTCTTGTTGACTTCGGAAGGTGGCAAAAGGACCCAGTCTGTCATCTTGACAGTAGAACCCCAGACAATTGCGCTCTTCACTTTACCGCTGTTCACTGCGTACGATCAGTGAGACCAAACAA TTATGGCGCAGGCAACCAGTGTTGCTATAGAGCTGATGGAACACTCATTTACTCCGGAGACTCCTACCAGGGAAGCACTCCAGATCGAAGTCATTTATGGGGCGCAGCACCGTACAACACACCGAACCTCGCACGGGCGAAGGTGCCTGCCATGTCTCACTCAATTCACGACATTATGCCATTTTACTACTGTTGTCTCTTGACAAACGATTGCGACAAATACATGTCTCTCCGTCCCACGAGATCCTGTACAGAGTACTGGTCGCCCAAACAAG CCATGGTGTACGGTCAAGGAAACGTGCGAATGTTCGATAACACGTGGTACTATGTCTGTGGAGAGGGAGACTTCATTTTACTTCAGTCAACTATGCTAACAATTGAAGGCCGATTCCAGAAGTCTCCGTTTAGCC CTAACTACAATTCCACAATATTAACTGATGTTGGTATCCGAgccggaaatgacgtcatcgaGGTTAAGATGAAAGGTCCAAACGCAGATCGATCGAAACGTGTTCTAGATGTACTTGTGAATGGAGAATACCAGTTTTTTGATAATGGGCCACTACGGAGGAGAGATTTCACgg ATGCGGTACTTATAAATAGTGATGACCCTTCAAACACCATGGAAAGTAACGTGACAGTTGTCACAAACAGTGGGGTGGGCATTCAAGTGGCGGAAAAGGACCAGAGGTTATGCCTACTTGTTATGATTCCCCCAAAG TTTGTAAGTAAAGGTTTACTCGGCAACTGGAATAATAACTCGGACGACGACCTGACACCCCGGGGCTCTAACTACCCGCTGCTAAACACGAGCCCTCAAACCATCTACAGCCAGTTTGTATTTTCAT GGGCTATCACTAAAAACAAAGATACGTCCACCATCGTCCCCTTCCCTGTGTATGCCACCAATAAGACAACCATGTGTTTCGCCCATAACCAGCCAAACTCTCAGTGTAATGGCGACGCAGCTTGTAACCATGACTACTGGACAACAATGAATATGACCGTAGCTATTGACACCTTGCGAATGTCTGCTCATCACCAAAGACTGCAGGAAAATAGACAAGCTG AACGGTCCTGTGGCCTCTTAGATGTCCCCATGAGTATCAAAAGCAACTATAACTATAGTTTGGGTAACAAGGTCACCTTGACCGGATGTAGGAAGGGGACACTGTCCGGAACAAAGGAATATACTTGTGTCGCCACGGGCAAGGACCTGAGTACCCAGTCCTGGTCACCAGAGGTGACAGCATCATGCGGGG AAATTGAGCAAGCTAACATTGGAATGATCATTGGGATCGTGGTCGCCATTGCAGTCATCCTGATTATTGCTATAGTCGTCGCCGTAGTTCTGAAGAAAAAGAGGAGCGGGTCGATGAGAAGTAGAGAGAG GAAAAAGGATACCATGCAGGACGTTGAACAATACAGCAAGGTAGCTCAAAGGGAACCAAAGCTTTAA